The following are encoded together in the Pectobacterium punjabense genome:
- the rplU gene encoding 50S ribosomal protein L21, with protein MYAVFQSGGKQHRVSEGQTVRLEKLDIATGEAVEFDQVLMVANGEEIKIGVPFVDGGKIKAEVVAHGRGEKVKIVKFRRRKHYRKQAGHRQWFTDVKITGISA; from the coding sequence ATGTACGCAGTTTTCCAAAGTGGTGGTAAACAACACCGAGTAAGCGAAGGACAAACCGTTCGCTTGGAAAAGCTGGACATCGCAACTGGTGAAGCCGTTGAGTTTGACCAAGTTCTGATGGTTGCTAATGGTGAAGAAATCAAAATCGGCGTTCCTTTCGTCGATGGCGGTAAAATCAAAGCTGAAGTTGTTGCTCACGGTCGTGGCGAAAAAGTGAAGATCGTTAAGTTCCGTCGCCGTAAACACTACCGTAAGCAAGCAGGCCACCGTCAGTGGTTCACTGACGTGAAAATTACCGGCATCAGCGCTTAA
- the dacB gene encoding serine-type D-Ala-D-Ala carboxypeptidase — protein sequence MRFSSIVTGLACAFVLHANAASVEDHRQYLPDGANLALLVQKVGATTPSMAFNSQQMALPASTQKVITALAALLQLGPDYRFITSMESHGSVTSGILNGNLIVRFGGDPTLKRQQIRNMVQELRKRGIREIAGDVLIDTSVFASHDKAPGWPWNDMTQCFSAPPGAAIVDRNCFSVSLYSAPKAGDNAFIRVASYYPVQMFSEVRTLAKGAPDAQYCELDVVPGELNRFTLTGCLTQRTEPLPLAFAIQDGASYAGAIVKDELQQADIRIKGSLRRQTQPSAAGSVLAQTQSAPLHDLLTIMLKKSDNMIADTVFRTIGHERFSVPGTWRAGADAVRQILRQKAGVDLGNSIVVDGSGLSRHNLISPETMMQVLQYIAQHDNELNYITMLPLSGYDGTLRYRGGLHEAGVDGKVSAKTGALQGVYNLAGFITTASGQRMAFVQFLSGYAVPPEDQRARRVPLVRFESRLYKDIYQSN from the coding sequence ATGCGTTTTTCATCGATTGTTACCGGACTTGCCTGCGCTTTTGTTCTGCATGCCAATGCAGCTTCTGTTGAGGATCATCGTCAATATCTGCCAGATGGCGCCAATTTGGCGTTATTGGTGCAGAAAGTTGGCGCAACAACACCCAGCATGGCCTTCAATAGCCAACAAATGGCGCTTCCCGCCAGTACACAAAAGGTGATAACCGCATTAGCTGCATTACTACAATTGGGTCCAGATTATCGATTCATCACCTCGATGGAAAGCCATGGCTCTGTCACCAGCGGAATTCTGAACGGCAACCTTATCGTACGGTTTGGCGGTGACCCAACCCTGAAACGCCAGCAGATACGGAATATGGTGCAGGAATTAAGGAAACGAGGAATACGGGAAATCGCAGGTGATGTGCTGATCGATACCTCCGTTTTTGCTAGCCACGATAAAGCACCAGGCTGGCCTTGGAACGACATGACACAGTGTTTCAGCGCCCCGCCGGGGGCTGCTATTGTCGATCGTAACTGTTTTTCCGTTTCGCTCTACAGTGCGCCTAAAGCGGGTGATAACGCATTCATCCGCGTTGCATCCTATTATCCAGTGCAAATGTTCAGCGAGGTGCGCACGCTGGCGAAAGGCGCTCCCGATGCGCAATACTGCGAACTGGATGTGGTTCCCGGAGAATTAAATCGCTTTACGCTCACAGGCTGTTTGACTCAACGTACAGAGCCCCTTCCACTGGCATTCGCTATTCAGGATGGGGCCAGCTATGCCGGCGCGATCGTTAAAGATGAATTACAGCAGGCAGATATCCGCATTAAAGGTAGCCTACGCCGACAGACACAGCCAAGTGCAGCGGGAAGCGTGCTTGCCCAGACACAATCAGCGCCACTGCATGACCTTCTCACTATCATGCTAAAAAAATCCGACAACATGATTGCCGACACGGTCTTTCGCACCATTGGGCATGAACGTTTTAGTGTACCGGGAACGTGGCGTGCAGGTGCAGATGCTGTGCGCCAGATTCTGCGTCAGAAAGCAGGTGTAGATTTAGGAAATAGTATTGTTGTTGACGGTTCGGGCCTGTCACGACACAACCTGATTTCACCGGAAACGATGATGCAAGTATTACAGTACATCGCGCAGCACGATAATGAGCTGAATTATATCACGATGCTTCCGCTTTCCGGCTATGACGGTACGTTACGTTATCGTGGCGGCCTGCATGAAGCGGGCGTTGATGGCAAGGTTTCGGCTAAAACAGGAGCCTTGCAGGGCGTATACAATCTGGCTGGTTTCATTACCACCGCGAGCGGCCAGCGTATGGCATTCGTTCAGTTCTTGTCAGGCTATGCCGTTCCGCCAGAAGACCAGCGCGCACGTCGCGTCCCTCTGGTGAGATTTGAAAGCCGCCTCTACAAAGACATTTATCAGAGCAACTAA
- the ispB gene encoding octaprenyl diphosphate synthase, with protein MNLEQITTLTAQDMAAVNKVILEQLNSDVVLINQLGHYIISGGGKRIRPMIAVLAARALAYDGDKHVTVAALIEFIHTATLLHDDVVDESDMRRGKATANAAFGNAASVLVGDFIYTRAFQMMTSLESLRVLALMSEAVNVIAEGEVLQLMNCNDPDITEESYMRVIYSKTARLFEAAAQSSSILAGATPEQEKALQDYGRYLGTAFQLIDDLLDYSADGKTLGKNTGDDLNEGKPTLPLLHAMRNGNAEQSSLIRTAIEEGNGRHLLEPVLAAMQQCGSLDYTRQRAEEEADKAISALQLLPDTPYRVALEGLAHLAVQRDF; from the coding sequence ATGAATCTAGAACAAATTACAACATTAACCGCGCAGGATATGGCGGCTGTTAACAAAGTCATTCTTGAACAACTGAATTCCGACGTCGTTTTGATCAACCAGCTTGGGCATTACATCATCAGCGGTGGTGGAAAACGGATACGTCCGATGATCGCCGTGCTTGCAGCCAGAGCCCTTGCCTATGACGGGGATAAACATGTCACTGTCGCCGCACTGATCGAATTTATTCATACCGCAACGCTGCTGCATGATGACGTGGTAGACGAATCCGACATGCGCCGGGGTAAAGCAACGGCCAATGCTGCCTTTGGCAACGCGGCAAGCGTGCTGGTTGGAGATTTTATCTATACCCGCGCCTTCCAGATGATGACCAGCCTTGAATCGTTACGTGTGCTGGCGCTGATGTCAGAAGCGGTAAACGTGATTGCTGAAGGGGAAGTCTTGCAGTTAATGAATTGCAACGACCCGGATATCACGGAAGAGAGTTACATGCGCGTCATTTACAGCAAAACGGCACGTTTATTTGAAGCCGCAGCGCAGTCATCCTCTATCCTTGCAGGCGCGACGCCAGAGCAAGAAAAAGCACTTCAGGACTACGGTCGCTATCTAGGCACTGCATTCCAATTAATTGACGATTTGCTAGATTACAGTGCAGACGGCAAAACGCTGGGCAAAAACACAGGCGATGACCTTAATGAAGGCAAACCAACGCTGCCGTTGCTGCACGCCATGCGTAATGGGAATGCAGAACAGAGCTCGCTGATTCGCACTGCGATTGAAGAAGGAAACGGGCGCCATCTGCTGGAACCGGTTCTGGCTGCAATGCAGCAATGCGGTTCACTCGATTATACGCGCCAGCGTGCGGAAGAAGAGGCGGATAAGGCGATCAGTGCGCTACAGTTACTACCAGACACGCCGTACCGTGTGGCACTTGAAGGACTTGCCCACTTAGCCGTACAGCGCGATTTCTAA
- a CDS encoding DNA-binding protein — protein MKKEWFATSELVGVGGLPKSRQGLNKRAREDGWEKRRRKGVQGRGVEYSINSLPETVRKSLLLEIEPSAYSARQPAALAVWMQIYQQLSEKERDELIAYILRVGVSTTLSQLGIRPLDGDVVSSIEID, from the coding sequence ATGAAAAAAGAGTGGTTTGCTACCAGCGAATTGGTTGGAGTCGGCGGCCTTCCGAAATCAAGACAAGGATTGAATAAGCGCGCCCGCGAAGATGGATGGGAGAAACGTCGCCGTAAAGGCGTCCAGGGAAGGGGAGTGGAGTACTCAATTAACAGCTTGCCGGAGACGGTAAGAAAGTCCCTATTACTCGAAATCGAGCCTTCCGCCTACTCGGCGAGACAGCCTGCGGCACTGGCCGTATGGATGCAGATCTATCAGCAACTATCTGAAAAAGAAAGAGATGAATTAATTGCTTATATCCTACGGGTCGGGGTGTCTACTACGCTGAGCCAGTTGGGTATTAGGCCATTAGATGGGGACGTTGTCTCATCTATAGAGATTGACTGA
- the cgtA gene encoding Obg family GTPase CgtA — protein sequence MKFVDEATILVVAGDGGNGCVSFRREKYIPNGGPDGGDGGDGGDVYLLADENLNTLIDYRFEKSFRAERGQNGQSRDCTGKRGKDITIKVPVGTRVLDQGTGEVLGDMTRHQQNLMVAKGGWHGLGNTRFKSSVNRAPRQKTSGTKGEERELTLELLLLADVGMLGLPNAGKSTFIRAVSAAKPKVADYPFTTLVPSLGVVRMDSEQSFVVADIPGLIEGASDGAGLGIRFLKHLERCRVLLHLVDLAPIDESDPVENAKIIINELEQYGAGLAEKPRWLVFNKVDLIDKAEAEQRAKEIAAALGWDDKYYLISAANREGVTPLCWDVMSFLKANPKITAIAESAPEKVEFMWDDYHREQLAEVEKEAEEEWDDDWDDEDDEGVEIIYQK from the coding sequence ATGAAGTTTGTAGATGAGGCCACAATTCTCGTTGTGGCGGGCGATGGCGGTAACGGTTGTGTTAGCTTTCGCCGTGAAAAATATATTCCTAACGGTGGCCCGGACGGTGGTGACGGCGGTGATGGCGGTGACGTTTATCTGCTGGCAGACGAAAACCTGAACACGCTGATCGACTATCGTTTTGAAAAATCCTTCCGCGCTGAGCGGGGACAAAATGGACAAAGCCGCGACTGTACTGGTAAACGCGGTAAAGATATTACAATTAAAGTCCCTGTTGGTACCCGTGTTCTGGATCAGGGTACTGGCGAGGTGCTAGGTGATATGACACGCCATCAGCAGAATCTGATGGTGGCGAAAGGCGGCTGGCACGGTTTAGGTAACACGCGTTTTAAATCGTCCGTCAACCGTGCTCCCCGTCAGAAGACCAGCGGCACGAAAGGCGAAGAACGTGAACTGACGTTGGAGCTGCTGTTGTTAGCTGACGTGGGTATGCTGGGCTTACCTAACGCAGGTAAATCGACCTTTATCCGTGCTGTGTCAGCGGCGAAGCCGAAAGTGGCCGACTATCCGTTTACCACGCTGGTACCTAGCTTGGGTGTGGTTCGTATGGATAGCGAGCAGAGTTTTGTTGTGGCAGATATTCCTGGGTTGATCGAAGGGGCATCCGACGGCGCCGGGCTGGGGATTCGTTTCCTGAAGCACCTTGAACGTTGCCGTGTACTGCTGCATTTGGTTGATCTGGCGCCGATCGATGAATCAGATCCGGTTGAAAATGCCAAAATCATTATCAACGAGTTAGAGCAGTATGGCGCTGGTTTGGCAGAAAAGCCGCGTTGGCTGGTTTTCAATAAGGTTGACTTGATCGACAAGGCTGAAGCAGAACAACGTGCCAAAGAGATTGCGGCCGCGCTTGGTTGGGATGACAAATACTATCTGATTTCTGCGGCAAACCGTGAAGGCGTGACTCCACTTTGCTGGGATGTGATGAGCTTCCTGAAAGCCAACCCGAAAATAACGGCGATTGCCGAAAGTGCGCCGGAAAAAGTTGAGTTCATGTGGGATGACTATCACCGTGAACAACTGGCTGAAGTAGAAAAAGAAGCCGAAGAAGAGTGGGATGATGACTGGGACGATGAGGATGATGAAGGTGTTGAGATTATCTATCAAAAGTAA
- a CDS encoding DNA-binding protein produces MDKEWFATSELVGVGGLPKSPQGLNKRARDDGWEKRRRKGVQGRGVEYSIRSLPNEVRNSLLVKENPPTEYYRIDNEPTLLSSWVHIFHQLSVDERAQLINFILREGTIAMLSRLDDATIDQTA; encoded by the coding sequence ATGGACAAAGAATGGTTTGCAACAAGTGAGCTGGTCGGCGTAGGTGGATTGCCTAAGTCACCGCAGGGGCTGAACAAACGAGCACGAGACGACGGTTGGGAAAAGCGCCGACGGAAAGGGGTTCAAGGGCGTGGCGTCGAATACTCTATTCGCAGTTTGCCGAATGAAGTCAGAAACTCTTTACTGGTGAAAGAGAATCCGCCAACAGAATATTATCGTATCGATAATGAGCCGACCCTGCTGTCATCATGGGTGCATATTTTCCATCAGCTATCCGTTGATGAACGTGCCCAACTGATTAATTTCATCTTGCGTGAAGGCACAATAGCAATGTTGTCTCGATTGGATGATGCCACCATCGATCAAACTGCCTAA
- the rpmA gene encoding 50S ribosomal protein L27, translating to MAHKKAGGSTRNGRDSNAQRLGVKRFGGESVLAGNIIVRQRGTKFHAGTNVGCGKDHTLFALTDGKVQFEVKGPKNRKFISIVAE from the coding sequence ATGGCACACAAGAAAGCTGGCGGTTCAACCCGTAACGGTCGTGACTCTAACGCACAACGTCTGGGCGTAAAACGTTTTGGCGGCGAAAGTGTACTGGCTGGCAACATCATCGTTCGTCAACGTGGTACCAAATTCCACGCAGGAACTAACGTTGGTTGCGGGAAAGATCATACTCTGTTTGCTTTGACTGATGGTAAAGTTCAGTTTGAAGTTAAAGGCCCAAAAAACCGTAAATTTATCAGCATCGTTGCTGAATAA
- a CDS encoding DMT family transporter, protein MNTKQQMGIGLCLALTTAVCWGALPIAMKQVLVVMEPYTIVWYRFLIASIGLGIILSSRKKLPPMRVFRHRRWWVLLLIATAGLLGNFVFFSSSLQYLSPTASQVIGQLSPVGMMFASVLILKEKMRGTQIIGAIMLICGLILFFNTSLIEIFTRLTDYTLGVLLGVCASAVWVSYGVAQKVLLRRLTSQQILFLLYVLCVVFITPFAKPDVIFQLSGWQLICLLFCGANTLIGYGALAEAMARWQASQVSAVITLTPLFTLLFSDLLALGWPTFFAAPVLNWVGYVGAFVVVAGAMFSAIGHRFLPGKKEPVPPLMAQK, encoded by the coding sequence ATGAATACTAAACAGCAGATGGGTATCGGTCTTTGTCTGGCGCTTACCACGGCTGTTTGTTGGGGAGCGTTGCCGATAGCTATGAAACAGGTTCTGGTGGTGATGGAACCTTATACAATTGTTTGGTATCGCTTTCTTATCGCATCGATTGGACTTGGCATTATTTTGTCATCCCGTAAGAAGTTACCCCCAATGCGGGTTTTCCGTCATCGGCGTTGGTGGGTTCTGCTGCTAATTGCGACGGCGGGACTGTTAGGCAATTTTGTTTTCTTTAGCTCATCCCTACAATATCTGAGCCCGACGGCGTCTCAGGTCATTGGACAGCTTTCCCCGGTTGGAATGATGTTCGCCAGCGTACTCATCCTGAAGGAAAAGATGCGTGGCACGCAGATCATTGGCGCGATCATGCTGATCTGTGGCCTAATTCTTTTCTTTAATACCAGCCTGATTGAGATTTTTACTCGGTTAACGGACTACACGCTGGGCGTATTGTTGGGCGTTTGCGCCTCGGCAGTATGGGTATCCTATGGTGTAGCGCAGAAAGTCCTGCTACGGCGTCTGACATCGCAGCAGATTCTGTTTCTGCTATATGTTCTATGTGTTGTCTTTATTACGCCTTTTGCCAAGCCCGATGTTATTTTTCAACTTAGTGGGTGGCAACTTATCTGCCTGCTATTCTGCGGTGCGAATACATTAATTGGGTATGGCGCGCTTGCGGAGGCGATGGCTCGCTGGCAGGCGTCGCAGGTTAGCGCGGTCATTACGTTAACACCGCTGTTTACGCTGTTGTTTTCTGATCTACTGGCGTTAGGGTGGCCGACTTTTTTTGCTGCGCCCGTGCTGAATTGGGTTGGTTATGTAGGAGCCTTTGTCGTGGTTGCTGGCGCGATGTTTTCCGCTATCGGGCATCGTTTTCTTCCTGGAAAAAAGGAACCCGTGCCACCATTGATGGCGCAAAAGTAG